The Ursus arctos isolate Adak ecotype North America chromosome X, UrsArc2.0, whole genome shotgun sequence genome includes the window GTCCCGCTCCATGAGAGCCGAGCTCCAGTTCCCAGTTAGCCGCGTGGACCGCCTCCTGCGGGAGGGTCTCTATGCCCAGCGCCTGAGCTCATCGACACCCATCTTCCTCGCTGGCATTCTCGAGTACCTGACGGCCAACATCCTGGAGCTGGCGAGCCAGGAGGCCCGCAACCACCACAAGATGCGCATCACCCCGGAGCACGTGCAGAGGGCCCTGGTGAACAACCAGCACCTGAGCCGCCTCTTTGGAGACAACACCTCGCCGCCGGCCGAAGGGGCGCCCCAGCCCGGGAAGTGCTGAGGCCCGGGGACCAGAGCCCACAGCCTCCTCTAGGCCCCAGCACAGATGAGGGAGGCCTGCTCTTCTGGCAGCGCAAGCCATTAAAGGATTCAAATCCGGGGCCGTGCTTCCAACGGGTGTCTTTTTTTGTCCTTCTGAGCGGGAGGTGTCCGAGACATCCAGGAGGAGATCTCCCATGGGGAGTGGAGGGTGGAAGGGGCGGTCGGTGTGGGATGCTGGAGTCGGCTATTTCAGGGAGCAGTTTACTGGGGACAGCGTTTGCcgagtgggggtgtgtgtggccCTGAGGGGAGTAGCTGGTTGTGGGGGAACGACTTCCTCACTGCCTCTGAGCAAGTCAAGGCCTGGGAGGCCAGGAGG containing:
- the LOC113249966 gene encoding histone H2A-Bbd type 1-like; amino-acid sequence: MSGRRSHWHSHRHKRHGLSRSMRAELQFPVSRVDRLLREGLYAQRLSSSTPIFLAGILEYLTANILELASQEARNHHKMRITPEHVQRALVNNQHLSRLFGDNTSPPAEGAPQPGKC